One window of Lolium rigidum isolate FL_2022 unplaced genomic scaffold, APGP_CSIRO_Lrig_0.1 contig_28943_1, whole genome shotgun sequence genomic DNA carries:
- the LOC124680819 gene encoding protein KTI12 homolog, translated as MALVVMCGQPCSGKSEAAACLTAALRSSMTDITVRVIDESSLHLGRNDSYKDMVVEKNLRGVLRSEVDRSVSRDSIIIVDSLNNIKGYRYELWCLARASGIRYCVFFCDTEVDHCREWNVKRQEKGEPSYDSNIFEDLARRFERPDRRSRWDSPLFELFPSREGIVESSPVIAEAVSYLTKKVDSKTRDVKVLQPTIATQSVRTTEANSLYEMDKATQEVVSAIVEAQSGLGLAMNKIYLGPNLPTINLQRSVGLPELRSLRRTFIKLAGQYSLSGPPPPTDADSAKRMFVNYLNREIGV; from the exons ATGGCACTTGTGGTGATGTGTGGCCAGCCATGCAGCGGCAAGTCAGAGGCTGCAGCTTGTCTCACTGCCGCTCTTCGCTCCTCCATGACCGACATCACTGTCCGCGTCATTGAcgagtcatctcttcatcttgggCGCAATGATAGCTACAAAG ATATGGTTGTGGAGAAAAACTTAAGAGGAGTTCTGAGATCAGAAGTTGATAGGTCTGTGTCACGGGACAGCATAATCATCGTGGATTCTTTGAACAATATTAAG GGTTACCGATATGAGTTGTGGTGTCTTGCACGTGCTTCGGGAATAAGATATTGTGTG TTCTTTTGTGATACAGAAGTGGACCATTGTAGGGAATGGAATGTCAAGCGTCAGGAGAAAGGAGAACCCTCATATGATAGTAATAT ATTTGAAGATCTGGCGAGGAGATTTGAGAGGCCTGATAGGCGTAGCCGCTGGGATTCTCCTCTCTTTGAATTATTTCCATCTAGAG AGGGGATTGTGGAATCGTCCCCTGTTATTGCTGAGGCTGTGTCATATTTGACTAAGAAGGTGGATTCAAAAACAAGAGACGTGAAAGTACTCCAGCCTACAATAGCCACTCAGTCG GTACGGACTACTGAGGCCAATTCCCTCTATGAGATGGACAAAGCAACACAG GAGGTAGTCAGTGCAATTGTTGAGGCGCAGTCTGGTCTTGGGCTTGCCATGAATAAGATTTATCTTGGGCCTAACTTGCCAACT ATTAATCTTCAAAGATCGGTTGGCCTGCCTGAGCTACGGAGCCTCCGGCGCACTTTCATCAAGCTGGCAGGGCAGTACAGCTTGAGTGGACCACCCCCACCAACAGATGCTGATAGCGCAAAGAGGATGTTTGTCAACTATTTGAACCGAGAAATTGGTGTGTGA
- the LOC124680822 gene encoding uncharacterized protein LOC124680822, whose translation MVPLNQVLDPRAVETPPSEMGWSADTATATKRRKKALAVRRAPATPLTPQFQQQPAPQHQTVMAALDADAAGSDKEKACMTVGRFLYDAGVPLEAVNSVHFQPMIDAIASAKGMPPEVLSYHDLRGSILKKSLDEVTAQLEFYKGSWTRTGCSVLADEWTTDKGRTLMNFSVYCPEGTMFLKSVDATEIVTSSDTLYELLKSVVEEVGEINVVQVITKNSEVHAAAGRMLGETFPTLFWSPCSFLCIDGMLEDFSKVKAVSDIIGHAKAITGFIYNNAVALSLMKKYLHGKDLIVPAETRAAMNFVTLKNMYSLKEDLLAMVNSDEWIYSLCVLPKNPGGVETSNIVNNLQVWSSWAVVVRATEPLVHLLKLVGSDKRPAMGYVYAGLYQAKAAIKKELVRKSDYMPYWNIIDQRWDKQMPRPLHSAGFFLNPLFFDGIRGDISNQIFSGMLDCIERLVSDVKIQDKIQKELNMYRKDAVGDFRRQIAIRARRTLPPAEWWYTYGGACPNLTRLAVRILSQTCSAKGFDRTHIPFEQIHDQRMNNFERQRMCHLTFVQCNLRLQHRQQYKAKAFDPISVDNIDIVDDWLVDRSALSSGPTDQRNWMDINQPFNWVETAGLSDEFESFIEGIADEMVQGASQGNQDDDDDEDDDDDNSKDEPCL comes from the exons ATGGTCCCGCTCAACCAGGTGCTCGACCCGCGCGCCGTGGAGACACCGCCGTCCGAGATGGGGTGGAGTGCTGATACTGCTACTGCTaccaaaaggaggaagaaggcgCTGGCTGTGAGGCGCGCCCCTGCTACTCCTCTCACTCCTCAGTTCCAGCAGCAGCCTGCTCCTCAGCACCAAACTGTCATGGCGGCGCTCGACGCAGATGCGGCTGGCTCGGACAAGGAGAAGGCGTGCATGACAGTCGGGAGGTTCTTGTACGACGCCGGCGTGCCACTGGAGGCGGTGAACTCCGTTCACTTCCAGCCGATGATCGACGCTATTGCGTCAGCAAAAGGGATGCCGCCTGAGGTGCTCTCCTACCACGACTTGCGCGGCTCCATTCTGAAGAAGTCGCTGGACGAAGTGACGGCTCAGCTCGAGTTCTACAAGGGGTCATGGACCCGGACAGGGTGCTCTGTGCTGGCCGACGAGTGGACGACTGACAAGGGCAGAACCCTGATGAACTTTTCGGTGTACTGCCCGGAAGGTACCATGTTTCTGAAATCGGTCGATGCAACAGAAATCGTCACGTCATCAGACACGCTGTATGAGCTGCTGAAGAGTGTTGTTGAGGAGGTCGGAGAGATAAACGTTGTCCAAGTGATCACGAAGAACTCCGAGGTTCATGCAGCGGCAGGAAGAATGCTAGGAGAGACATTTCCTACACTGTTCTGGTCTCCGTGCTCTTTCCTGTGCATCGATGGCATGCTCGAGGATTTCAGCAAGGTGAAGGCAGTTAGCGATATCATAGGCCATGCGAAGGCCATCACAGGGTTTATCTACAACAATGCGGTTGCATTGAGTTTGATGAAGAAATATCTGCATGGGAAGGATCTGATAGTTCCTGCAGAGACCCGCGCTGCCATGAACTTCGTGACGCTGAAAAACATGTACAGTCTGAAGGAGGATCTGCTAGCCATGGTCAATTCAGATGAATGGATTTACAGCCTCTGCGTGCTGCCAAAGAATCCTGGAGGGGTAGAAACGAGCAATATTGTTAATAATTTGCAAGTTTGGTCTTCTTGGGCTGTAGTCGTTCGTGCCACTGAACCACTTGTGCATCTACTTAAGCTAGTCGGCAGCGACAAGAGGCCTGCTATGGGGTATGTTTATGCTGGATTATACCAGGCCAAAGCTGCAATCAAGAAAGAGCTGGTAAGGAAGAGCGACTACATGCCTTATTGGAATATTATTGACCAGAGATGGGACAAGCAAATGCCACGGCCACTTCATTCAGCGGGTTTCTTCCTAAATCCACTGTTTTTTGATGGCATCCGAGGTGATATCTCGAATCAGATTTTCTCGGGAATGCTAGACTGCATAGAAAGACTGGTCTCTGATGTCAAAATCCAGGATAAAATTCAGAAGGAGCTCAATATGTATCGGAAAGACGCAGTAGGTGATTTTCGTAGGCAAATAGCTATCCGAGCCCGGCGTACTTTACCCCCTG CTGAATGGTGGTATACATATGGCGGAGCTTGTCCGAATTTAACACGTTTAGCAGTACGTATCCTCAGTCAAACCTGCAGTGCTAAAGGGTTTGATCGGACACACATTCCTTTTGAACAAATCCATGACCAAAGAATGAATAACTTTGAACGTCAACGAATGTGTCATCTTACCTTTGTGCAGTGCAACCTACGGCTACAACACAG GCAACAATATAAGGCGAAGGCATTTGATCCTATCTCAGTAGACAACATAGACATAGTTGATGACTGGTTAGTGGATAGATCTGCACTGTCTTCGGGACCAACCGATCAGCGTAATTGGATGGACATTAATCAACCATTCAACTGGGTTGAGACAGCAGGACTGAGTGATGAATTCGAGTCCTTCATTGAAG GAATTGCTGATGAAATGGTCCAAGGTGCTTCCCAAGGAAACCaggatgatgacgacgatgaggacgacgatgatgacaacTCCAAGGATGAACCATGCCTATAG
- the LOC124680815 gene encoding short integuments 2, mitochondrial: MRGLTRAGKRAGEMALNAGGGAINWFPGHMAAASRAIRDRLKLADLVIEVRDSRIPLSSANEDLQPVLGAKKRILALNKKDLANPNIMNMWLDHFESRKQDCISINAHSSNSINQLLGLVELKLREAIMKEPTLLVMVVGVPNVGKSALINAIHRIAISRFPENDKIKRARVGPLPGVTQDIAGYKISSQPSIYVLDTPGVLVPSIPDMETGLKLALTGAVKDSVVGEERIAKYLLSLLNIRKTPLHWERLLHRRGEFDEEPCGSSVKGSRDSLRRRNPINNSDAVYVQDMVMEVQRTLCSTTMEFTGNLDEDNELESLIDVQLVALRKVFRIPHKPLDESHGAVSKKLLTLFRSGKLGPFILDDLPGQQ, from the exons ATGCGGGGTCTGACGCGGGCGGGGAAGcgtgccggcgagatggccctcaACGCTGGCGGCGGAGCCATCAACTGGTTCCCCGGCCACATGGCTGCCGCCTCGCGCGCCATCCGCGACCGCCTCAAGCTTGCCGACCTCGTCATCGAGGTCCGAGACTCCCGT ATCCCATTGTCATCGGCGAACGAGGACCTTCAGCCGGTGCTTGGAGCTAAGAAGCGCATCCTTGCTCTGAACAAGAAAGATCTAGCGAATCCCAATATAATGAAT ATGTGGCTTGATCATTTCGAATCACGCAAGCAGGATTGCATCTCAATAAATGCACACAGCAGCAACTCTATTAAtcag CTGCTTGGGCTTGTAGAGTTGAAACTAAGGGAAGCAATCATGAAGGAGCCCACACTTCTTGTTATGGTAGTTGGTGTCCCCAACGTTGGAAAGTCTGCACTCATAAATGCCATTCATAGAATTGCCATTTCTCGATTTCCAG AGAATGATAAGATAAAGCGGGCTAGGGTAGGACCACTTCCTGGAGTTACTCAAGACATTGCAGGATATAAG ATTTCAAGCCAGCCGAGCATTTACGTGCTTGATACACCGGGTGTTCTAGTGCCAAGCATTCCAGACATGGAAACGGGTCTGAAACTTGCACTGACAG GAGCTGTCAAAGATTCGGTGGTTGGAGAGGAGCGTATAGCCAAATATTTATTATCTCTTCTGAATATTAGAAAAACCCCTCTACATTGGGAGCGGTTGCTTCACAGAAGAGGTGAATTTGATGAAGAGCCATGTGGCAGTTCTGTAAAAGGATCTAGAGATTCACTGCGGAGGAGGAATCCTATTAACAACTCGGATGCCGTGTATGTTCAG GACATGGTGATGGAGGTTCAGAGAACGTTGTGCAGTACAACCATGGAATTCACAGGCAACCTCGACGAAGATAACGAGCTGGAGAGTCTGATCGACGTGCAGCTCGTCGCGCTTCGGAAGGTGTTCAGGATACCCCACAAACCACTCGATGAATCACACGGGGCGGTCTCCAAGAAGCTGCTGACTCTTTTCAGGTCAGGGAAACTCGGCCCGTTCATCCTCGACGACCTTCCAGGCCAGCAGTGA
- the LOC124680814 gene encoding dnaJ homolog subfamily B member 8, protein MALSVQAAAAAATPRLLLPLSPSRAAPAPPHPLHIRAVASFHSPRALAPRRASVRVRAGAGGGRRRESPYEVLGVPPSAAPAEIKRAYRRLALKFHPDVNKEANAQEKFLRIKHAYNTLMNSESRSKYASSSSGSSPDSSWAAGSRKSADSEEQFYGFGDFLKDLQTEFQNWEAGLNSDQKPESLWEELSAIGEEFVEFLENELNIDDSSTEEDDGNNQYTQFGGSGRNSQRDNAKPNRSDDGVSDIEAVLEQLKKELGLS, encoded by the exons ATGGCGCTGTCGGTGCAAGCCGCTGCCGCGGCCGCCactccgcgcctcctcctccctctctcacCCAGCCGCGCTGCTCCGGCGCCTCCTCACCCCCTCCACATCCGCGCCGTCGCCTCCTTCCACTCCCCTCGCGCGCTTGCGCCTCGGCGGGCGAGCGTGCGGGTCCGcgcgggcgccggcggcgggcggcggagggagTCCCCGTACGAGGTGCTCGGCGTGCCGCCCTCGGCCGCGCCCGCCGAGATCAAGCGCGCGTACCGCCGCCTCGCGCTCAAGTTCCACCCGGACGTCAACAAGGAG GCGAATGCTCAAGAGAAGTTTCTGCGGATCAAGCACGCGTACAATACGCTGATGAATTCGGAGAGCCGGTCCAAGTAcgcaagcagcagcagcggcagcagccCTGATTCTTCGTGGGCTGCTGGAAGCAGAAAATCAGCAGACTCAGAAgagcaattctatgggtttg GTGATTTCCTTAAAGATCTGCAAACCGAATTTCAGAACTGGGAAGCCGGCCTGAATTCAGACCAGAAACCCGAAAGCCTGTGGGAAGAACTATCA GCGATCGGTGAGGAATTCGTTGAGTTCCTGGAGAATGAACTGAATATCGATGACTCAAGTACCGAGGAAGACGACGGGAACAACCAATACACGCAGTTTGGAGGAAGCGGCAGAAATTCTCAGCGTGACAATGCAAAACCAAATAGATCCGATGATGGCGTGTCTGACATAGAGGCAGTTCTTGAGCAGCTGAAGAAGGAGCTTGGGCTGAGCTAA